Within the candidate division KSB1 bacterium genome, the region GTGGGCGAGGCTCACGGGATCACCCCGGAGCACATCGTGGTGGACCCCGGTATTGGATTCGGCAAGAGTTTTGAGCAGAATCATTTGTTGATCGGGCAGTTGCGCGCCTTTCGCGGTCTGGGAGCCGGAGTACTGGCCGGGCCGTCACGGAAGGCCTTTACCGCCGAATTCAGCGGCCGGCTGGGCGGTCAGCGACAATTCGGGACGGCGGCCGCCGTGGCGCTCTGCGCGCTCCGCGGGGCGGACATAATCCGGGTGCATGACGTCGCGGAGATGCGCGAGGTCGTGCAACTCATTGATCGCAATCGCGAGGTGACCGGTGGAGTGGGATCGCGGATTCAAGATTGAGCGATTTGAGCTCCGCCATGTCCCCGGGGCGTTGGCCGTCGAGCGTCTGATTTTTGATCCGCCCTGGAGCGAAGCGTCCTTTCGGGAGTCGTTGCAGCCGCGCTTTCGCAATTGGGCGGTGCTTCGGGACGAGCAGCTCATCGGCTACCTGATCACTCAGTGGTTGTTGGGTGAGGTGTACATCTTCAACGTTGGCGTCGCGCCGGACTGGCAGCGGCAGGGCATCGCCGCGAAACTGATCGGCGACTTGATTGCTGAGGCGGAAGCGGCCGGTATGCGGGAGATGCTGCTCGAAGTCCGCGTATCGAACGAACCGGCGCTCCATTTGTATCGCAAGTACGGATTCACGCAGCTCCTGCGCAGGCGCAAGTATTACCCGAACGGTGAAGATGCATTCGTGATGCACCGTCGGCTCGGCGGGACGCCCGAACCGTCCCCGGACCAGAAGGAGGAATGATGGCGATTGAGTGGTTCAGACGGGAT harbors:
- the rimI gene encoding ribosomal protein S18-alanine N-acetyltransferase; the encoded protein is MEWDRGFKIERFELRHVPGALAVERLIFDPPWSEASFRESLQPRFRNWAVLRDEQLIGYLITQWLLGEVYIFNVGVAPDWQRQGIAAKLIGDLIAEAEAAGMREMLLEVRVSNEPALHLYRKYGFTQLLRRRKYYPNGEDAFVMHRRLGGTPEPSPDQKEE